A single Amphiura filiformis chromosome 8, Afil_fr2py, whole genome shotgun sequence DNA region contains:
- the LOC140158805 gene encoding BOS complex subunit NCLN-like isoform X2, protein MWIEEAGEFLEMFRSSLPLTCLLLVPVLIFISPVDGAHEFSAYRMQQFDLHGTQYGCRNALVNMEARPISSPLLTRRCILTRLADLTSDRYRDIIEQSAGALLVLLPQNFSSLTQEQWLELEPQMLEQETTVPVYFAYEDEQLLDIHDQIQQAVSSDQAASAAEALLSAVYANGFQMVVSGPQAKLVKDAQINSLQGKLTGKGMEDQLPTIAVVAHYDALGIAPHLSFGADSNGSGVAALMELARLFSKLYTNSRTHAKYNLLFMLSGGGKFNYQGTKRWIEDNLESTETTLLSDVSYVLCLDSVGAEDNLHLHVSKPPKEGSIPHGIFQNLEQASKDLYPSVNFTMMHKKINLAEDLLAWEHERFSMRRIAAGTLSHLNTHQNMFRTSILDDRSRVSSEKLARNVKIIAEGLARHLFDLTSDDATLSTQEVFIDALGVNQESIRSWVDYLSSEPRAAQLMTKDTPVLHTLEQTLGRYLKDVKMVSIKADKREPEYVFYDGLKFNMYAYNVKPAVFDLFLAAAIAGYLGIIYLSVQHFGILRDLAKKTMANNKVKAF, encoded by the exons ATGTGGATCGAAGAAGCAGGAGAGTTTCTTGAGATGTTTAGGAGCAGTTTGCCCCTTACTTGCCTGCTTTTAGTCCCCGTTCTTATCTTTATTTCTCCCGTTGATGGAGCACATGAATTCAGTGCGTATCGCATGCAGCAATTTGATTTGCACGGTACACAATACG GATGccgcaatgcacttgtcaacatgGAAGCCCGCCCAATCAGTTCTCCACTTCTCACACGTCGTTGCATTCTTACTAGACTAGCCGATCTCACGTCAGATAGATATCGAGACATCATAGAGCAGTCGGCGGGAGCGCTTCTTGTCCTGCTACCCCAGAACTTTAGCTCCCTAACACAAGAG CAATGGCTGGAGTTAGAACCTCAAATGCTGGAGCAAGAAACCACGGTACCAGTTTACTTTGCATATGAAGATGAGCAGCTGCTGGACATTCATGACCAGATACAGCAAGCGGTCAGTAGTGACCAGGCAGCCTCAGCTGCAGAAG CTCTACTTAGTGCTGTTTATGCCAATGGGTTTCAGATGGTAGTTAGTGGTCCTCAAGCCAAGCTGGTGAAGGATGCACAAATCAACAGCTTACAG GGTAAGCTTACTGGTAAAGGGATGGAAGACCAGCTACCAACCATTGCCGTAGTAGCACACTATGATGCACTTGGGATAGCTCCG CATTTATCCTTTGGAGCAGATAGCAATGGGAGTGGTGTTGCAGCCTTAATGGAGCTTGCCAGACTCTTCTCAAAATTGTATACCAATTCTAGGACACATGCAAA ATATAATCTTCTGTTCATGTTATCTGGTGGTGGAAAGTTCAACTATCAAGGAACTAAGAGATGGATAGAAGATAACTTGGAAAGCACTG AAACCACTTTGCTGTCTGACGTATCGTATGTGTTGTGTTTGGACAGCGTTGGAGCAGAAGATAACTTACATCTGCATGTATCAAAACCTCCCAAAGAAGGATCTATCCCCCATGGAATTTTCCAG AACCTGGAGCAGGCTTCCAAAGATCTTTACCCTAGCGTCAATTTCACTATGATGCACAAGAAAATTAACTTAGCAGAAGACTTACTCGCTTGGGAGCATGAGAGATTTAGTATGCGTCGTATTGCTGCTGGAACGTTGTCTCATCTTAACACACATCAAAACATGTTCAGGACATCTATATTAGATGATAG GTCCAGAGTTTCAAGCGAGAAATTAGCTCGTAATGTTAAGATAATTGCCGAGGGCCTAGCAAGACATCTTTTTGATTTGACAAGTGATGATGCCACTCTTTCCACACAAGAAGTTTTCATTGATGCTTTG GGTGTAAACCAGGAATCAATAAGATCATGGGTGGATTATCTGTCATCTGAACCAAGAGCTGCGCAACTTATGACCAAAGATACACCAGTACTGCATACATTGGAACAGACATTAGGAAGATATCTCAAGGATGTCAAAATGGTGTCCATTAAGGCTGATAAGAG AGAGCCGGAATATGTCTTCTATGATGGACTCAAATTCAACATGTATGCTTACAA TGTAAAGCCAGCCGTGTTTGATTTGTTCTTAGCAGCAGCCATTGCAGGGTACCTAGGCATTATCTATCTTTCTGTGCAG CATTTTGGCATTCTTAGAGACCTAGCTAAGAAGACAATGGCAAACAATAAGGTGAAAGCGTTTTGA
- the LOC140158805 gene encoding BOS complex subunit NCLN-like isoform X1 produces the protein MWIEEAGEFLEMFRSSLPLTCLLLVPVLIFISPVDGAHEFSAYRMQQFDLHGTQYGCRNALVNMEARPISSPLLTRRCILTRLADLTSDRYRDIIEQSAGALLVLLPQNFSSLTQEVIQQWLELEPQMLEQETTVPVYFAYEDEQLLDIHDQIQQAVSSDQAASAAEALLSAVYANGFQMVVSGPQAKLVKDAQINSLQGKLTGKGMEDQLPTIAVVAHYDALGIAPHLSFGADSNGSGVAALMELARLFSKLYTNSRTHAKYNLLFMLSGGGKFNYQGTKRWIEDNLESTETTLLSDVSYVLCLDSVGAEDNLHLHVSKPPKEGSIPHGIFQNLEQASKDLYPSVNFTMMHKKINLAEDLLAWEHERFSMRRIAAGTLSHLNTHQNMFRTSILDDRSRVSSEKLARNVKIIAEGLARHLFDLTSDDATLSTQEVFIDALGVNQESIRSWVDYLSSEPRAAQLMTKDTPVLHTLEQTLGRYLKDVKMVSIKADKREPEYVFYDGLKFNMYAYNVKPAVFDLFLAAAIAGYLGIIYLSVQHFGILRDLAKKTMANNKVKAF, from the exons ATGTGGATCGAAGAAGCAGGAGAGTTTCTTGAGATGTTTAGGAGCAGTTTGCCCCTTACTTGCCTGCTTTTAGTCCCCGTTCTTATCTTTATTTCTCCCGTTGATGGAGCACATGAATTCAGTGCGTATCGCATGCAGCAATTTGATTTGCACGGTACACAATACG GATGccgcaatgcacttgtcaacatgGAAGCCCGCCCAATCAGTTCTCCACTTCTCACACGTCGTTGCATTCTTACTAGACTAGCCGATCTCACGTCAGATAGATATCGAGACATCATAGAGCAGTCGGCGGGAGCGCTTCTTGTCCTGCTACCCCAGAACTTTAGCTCCCTAACACAAGAGGTGATTCAG CAATGGCTGGAGTTAGAACCTCAAATGCTGGAGCAAGAAACCACGGTACCAGTTTACTTTGCATATGAAGATGAGCAGCTGCTGGACATTCATGACCAGATACAGCAAGCGGTCAGTAGTGACCAGGCAGCCTCAGCTGCAGAAG CTCTACTTAGTGCTGTTTATGCCAATGGGTTTCAGATGGTAGTTAGTGGTCCTCAAGCCAAGCTGGTGAAGGATGCACAAATCAACAGCTTACAG GGTAAGCTTACTGGTAAAGGGATGGAAGACCAGCTACCAACCATTGCCGTAGTAGCACACTATGATGCACTTGGGATAGCTCCG CATTTATCCTTTGGAGCAGATAGCAATGGGAGTGGTGTTGCAGCCTTAATGGAGCTTGCCAGACTCTTCTCAAAATTGTATACCAATTCTAGGACACATGCAAA ATATAATCTTCTGTTCATGTTATCTGGTGGTGGAAAGTTCAACTATCAAGGAACTAAGAGATGGATAGAAGATAACTTGGAAAGCACTG AAACCACTTTGCTGTCTGACGTATCGTATGTGTTGTGTTTGGACAGCGTTGGAGCAGAAGATAACTTACATCTGCATGTATCAAAACCTCCCAAAGAAGGATCTATCCCCCATGGAATTTTCCAG AACCTGGAGCAGGCTTCCAAAGATCTTTACCCTAGCGTCAATTTCACTATGATGCACAAGAAAATTAACTTAGCAGAAGACTTACTCGCTTGGGAGCATGAGAGATTTAGTATGCGTCGTATTGCTGCTGGAACGTTGTCTCATCTTAACACACATCAAAACATGTTCAGGACATCTATATTAGATGATAG GTCCAGAGTTTCAAGCGAGAAATTAGCTCGTAATGTTAAGATAATTGCCGAGGGCCTAGCAAGACATCTTTTTGATTTGACAAGTGATGATGCCACTCTTTCCACACAAGAAGTTTTCATTGATGCTTTG GGTGTAAACCAGGAATCAATAAGATCATGGGTGGATTATCTGTCATCTGAACCAAGAGCTGCGCAACTTATGACCAAAGATACACCAGTACTGCATACATTGGAACAGACATTAGGAAGATATCTCAAGGATGTCAAAATGGTGTCCATTAAGGCTGATAAGAG AGAGCCGGAATATGTCTTCTATGATGGACTCAAATTCAACATGTATGCTTACAA TGTAAAGCCAGCCGTGTTTGATTTGTTCTTAGCAGCAGCCATTGCAGGGTACCTAGGCATTATCTATCTTTCTGTGCAG CATTTTGGCATTCTTAGAGACCTAGCTAAGAAGACAATGGCAAACAATAAGGTGAAAGCGTTTTGA